The Burkholderiales bacterium genomic sequence CCTTGAAGAGATCGGCAGCCGGCGCGGACTCGCCGAAGCGATTGATGCCGATGATGGCGCCATCGCAACCCACGTACTTGTACCAGCCGTCGGTGGAGCCGGCCTCGATGGCCACCCGTTTCACGCCGGGGGGCAGGACGCTGTCCTTGTAGGCCGGCTCCTGACGGTCGAAGGTGGTGGTGGAGGGCATGGACACGACACGGGTGGGGATGCCCTGGGCATCCAGCACCTTCTTCGCATCCATCGCCAACTGCACTTCGGAGCCGGTGGCGATCAGCACCACCTTGGGGTTCTCCGCATCCGCGAGCACGTAACCGCCGCGCCGGATGGCCTCGATCTGTTCCGGTGTGCGTTTCTGGAAGGTGAGATTCTGCCGCGACAGGATGAGACTGGTGGGGCCGTCCTTTTTCTCCACCGCCGCCACCCAGGCCTGGAAGGTCTCCACGGTGTCGCAAGGCCGCCACACTTCCATGTTGGGCATGAGGCGCAGGGTGGCGGTCTGTTCGATGGGCTGGTGGGTGGGGCCATCCTCACCCAGGCCGATGGAGTCGTGGGTGAAGACGTGGATGACGCGCTGCTTCATCAGCGCCGCCATGCGCAGGGCATTGCGGGAATATTCGGAGAACATGAGGAAGGTGCCACCGAAGGGCAGCACCCCGCCGTGCAGGGCCATGCCGTTCATGATGGCGGCCATGCCGAATTCCCGCACGCCATAGCTGAAATAATTGCCGATCTTGCGGCCGTGGGTGTGATGGCAGCCGGTCCAGTTGGTGAGGTTGGAGCCGGTCAGATCCGCCGAGCCGCCGACGAACTCGGGCAGCACCGGCGCCAGGGCATTGATGGCGATCTGGGAAGCCTTGCGGGTGGCGACGTTCTCCGCCTTCTCGTTGATGGCCGCCAGCGCCTTGGCCACGTGCTCCTTCCAGTTGGCCGGCAGCTCGCCCCGCATACGGCGCTCGAATTCCGCGGCCTCGGCAGGATAGGCCTTCTTGTATTCGGCGAACTTGTTGTTCCACAGGTTTTCTAGGCCCTGGCCCTTGGTGCGGCAATCCCAGCCCTCGTAGATGTCCTGGGGAATCTCGAAGGGGGGATAGGTCCAGCCCAGGTGCTTGCGCGTGGCCTCCACCTCGGCCTCCCCCAGCGCCGCGCCGTGGACGTCATGGGTGCCGGCCTTGTTGGGCGAACCCTTGCCGATGATGGTCTTGCAGCAGATGAGGGTGGGCTTGTCCTTGGATTCCTTGGCGGCGCGGATGGCCTGATCCACCGCCACCGGATCGTGGCCATCCACGTTGCGGATGACGTTCCAGCCGTAGGCTTCGAAACGGGCGGGCGTGTCGTCGGTGAACCAGCCCTCCACGTGGCCGTCGATGGAAATGCCGTTATCGTCGTAGATGGCGATGAGCTTGTTGAGCCCCCAGGTGC encodes the following:
- the tkt gene encoding transketolase → MATRKDLANAIRILAIDAVEKAKSGHPGAPMGMAEIAEVLWNHHLRHNPNNPKWFDRDRFVLSNGHGSMLLYALLHLTGYDLPMEEIKRFRQLHSKTPGHPEYGYTPGVETTTGPLGQGISNAVGMALAEKILAQQFNRPGHEIVDHYTYVFLGDGCMMEGISHEACSLAGTWGLNKLIAIYDDNGISIDGHVEGWFTDDTPARFEAYGWNVIRNVDGHDPVAVDQAIRAAKESKDKPTLICCKTIIGKGSPNKAGTHDVHGAALGEAEVEATRKHLGWTYPPFEIPQDIYEGWDCRTKGQGLENLWNNKFAEYKKAYPAEAAEFERRMRGELPANWKEHVAKALAAINEKAENVATRKASQIAINALAPVLPEFVGGSADLTGSNLTNWTGCHHTHGRKIGNYFSYGVREFGMAAIMNGMALHGGVLPFGGTFLMFSEYSRNALRMAALMKQRVIHVFTHDSIGLGEDGPTHQPIEQTATLRLMPNMEVWRPCDTVETFQAWVAAVEKKDGPTSLILSRQNLTFQKRTPEQIEAIRRGGYVLADAENPKVVLIATGSEVQLAMDAKKVLDAQGIPTRVVSMPSTTTFDRQEPAYKDSVLPPGVKRVAIEAGSTDGWYKYVGCDGAIIGINRFGESAPAADLFKEFGFTVENVVNTVKGIL